CCTATGATATCCAAGATAATAAAATCCTATTTACAGGTGCTCTCACAGTTGAAATGAATGGAGAAACCCAATTCTTTGAAAACACAGTTGAACTATATCCCCTTCAGTCCTATGAAATGGTATCTGTACTCCAAGAGGCAGGATTTTCAGAAATAGCACTATATGGAGATTTTCAAGAACATGAATACACGGTTACTTCCCCTGCTATGATTGTGATAGCTAAAAAGTAAAGGCTGCTGATGATTAGTCAGACAGCCCTTTTACTTTATTGTCAGTAGAGTCTTTGATCACAAATTTATCAGGAGGAATATTTGTCATGAATGGACTAACATGAACAATCGATGCAATGTAAAGCTCATGCATCGCACGCGTACAAGCAGTGTAAAATAATTTCCGTTCACTTTCCTCAATATATTGGGAGCTATCATAAATGATCACAGCATCAAATTCGATTCCTTTAGCAAGATAGGAAGGTATGACAACCACTCCAGCTTCAAAGGCAATCGTACCTTTTTCAACCAAGCGAATCGGGATCTGGTCTTTTAATGCAGCATATGCGTTTTTACTTTCTAAAGCGGTCCGGCAAATAACTGCTATCGTATTGTGTCCTTCTTTTTTATATTGCTGAATTTGATCAAGCAAGTTAAGGTGAAGTTCTTGTTTCGACGGAAGAATTGCAACCACAGGTATAGTTCCTTCACGATTAAACGGGACAATTTTTTCTCCATCCTCGACAATATAACTTGTAAATTCGACAATCGGCTTAGTAGAGCGATAGGTTTGATTTAAAACATAAGTAGCAACAGAATCCGTCTGCTCAACCCTTTCGGTTAAAGATTTTGCTGTGCCACTTGACTCTGTGTAAATCGCTTGATTGATATCACCGAGCAGGGTCATTTTACTATATGGAAACATTTCTTTTATAAACGCAAGTTGAAATGGGGAGTAGTCCTGAGCTTCATCAATAAAAATATGCCGAATAGAGCTATTGGTTCTTTTCCCAAGAATCAAATCCTGTAAGTACACAAAAGGTGTCGCATCCTCATATAGGATTGATTTATTTTCTAAATTCAGATTGGTCATTTTGCATATTTTTACCCAATTTTCGATTGGCTGAGGATTTTCTTCTTGAAATAATTGCTGATAGATCGCTACCATATCGACAAAATGAAATGCTTTTACGCGATTAAAAAGCGGCTTCATTTTTTGCTTAACAAGCATCTCAGCTAACAGCTCTTGCTCGCGTTCAAAGTCATCAAACGAGTTAGCGGAATAAAAACCTTTTTCCTCTAATTTCTGATACGCATCGATAAAATCGTCCTTGTCTAAAAATTGAACAGCTTCCTCTACCCATTTTTTCTTTTTTTCAAGTTTAGCGTATTTTTTCAGTTCTTTAAATAACCACTCTTTAACAAGCTGAATACGATTTGGTATTGAGAATCCTCGATCTAAGCTATAGAAATAATCATAGATTTGTTCTTTTGAAACAATCATTTTCTTCCGAAAAACAATTGGTTTGAAAAATAAACCCTTTTCGGCTAATTCTTCAACATGAGCTTCAATAAGTTGTTTGAATGCCATGCTACTCTTATAGCGAATGCTTACAAGTCTTGTTTGATATTCCGGTGCTTCTTTTTCAGTTAACAAATATTCAATTTGATTAAATGGGTCTTCTAGCATGAACGCTTTGCTTAACCGCTGATCAAGATATTCTTGAAAGGTGCTTTGCTGCATATTTTCCTCTCCCAGCTCTGGGAGCACCGTTGAAATGTAACTATTAAATAATGGATTTGGTGAAAACAAAATGATATTTTCCGGTGATAACGTATTACGGTAACGATAGAGCAAATAGGCAACCCGCTGCAAGGCCGCAGATGTTTTCCCGCTTCCCGCTACTCCCTGCACTACTACAATCTGACTCCGCTCATTACGAATAATCTCATTTTGTTCCTTTTGAATGGTTGCGACAATACTTTTCATTTGTGTATCGGCATTATTCCCTAAAACCGCCTGAAGCATTTCATCACGAATGGTTACCCCAGAATCAAACATCCCAGTAATTTGACTATCTTTAATGATAAATTGCCGTTTTAAATTCATTTCGCCACTTATGGTTCCAATGGGTGTTTTATAATGTGCTGGACCTGGTGGAAAATCGTAATACAGACTTGAGATTGGAGCCCGCCAATCATAAATGAGGAATTCTTGGTCGTCTTGATCCATAAAGGATGCAATTCCAATATAGATTGTTTCAGCAGCTCTTTCACCATCTTCGAAAAAATCAATTCTGCCGAAATACGGTGAATACTTCAAACGGGTTAACGTTTGCATTTGTCGATGAATATGAGTATGGTTTCGTTCACGTTCACCTAGCAATTCCGCTTGCTGCCTTAAGCTCGTATGCGTTTCGATAACGTCATCCGGTTCATCCATATTAACGGTAACATCACTCCAAAATGTTTCGCGCAGCTCTTTTACATCTTTCCGAACGTTGCCGCCTTTTTCCTGCAAAAGCATCATTTTTTGATCAATTTCTGTAACTATGCTATTTACCCTTTCCTGTTCCAAACCCCATTCAGGATGTTTATCGTGGCTCATCGAATTCCTCCCAAAAATTATTTCTAAACAAATCGTTGACTTTCATGTTTGTTTGTGTTAATGTTATTATAGGATATATTTAAAGAAAATGTTTCGGTATTATATCACCATTGATTATCATATCATGGCTATTCATTATTTACAATTCAAAATATAGTGTTTCCATTTCAAACGACAAATTAGCGTCGTTTTTTTATTTGTAAATTTTTAAAGGACCTTCCTCAAAAGTGTAGAAGGTCCTTTATTTTATACTGGGCTGATAGTAAGCAACCGTGTTCTTTCCTTTATTTTTTGCTTCATACATCGCCTTATCTGCACGTTGTATCAGTAATTCCTCATCCAATCCATCATCTGGTGATATGCTTGCTCCAATACTTGCTGTGATTTGCACAGATCGACCATTTAGGATAAAAGGCTTTGAAAATTTGTTTTTAACACAGGCGACAATCTCAATTGCCGAGCTCTTATTACAATCAGTTAGCACGATTATAAACTCGTCTCCTCCCAGCCTGGCAACCATATCTTTCTCACTTATACACGATTTCAGAGTGCTTCCAACCTCTACCAGTAGCAAATCACCAATATAATGGCCAAATTCATCATTTACTACTTTAAATCCATCTAAATCGATGAATAACACAACAAACGACTTATTATCCAGTTTTATTTGTTGGATTGATTTTTTTAAAAATTTATATAGTAGGGAGCGGTTGGGAAGCAATGTTAATTCATCATAGTAAGCCATCTGCGTCAGTTGCTTTTGTTTTTTCATTAACTCTTTATGATAGAAATCGGCCTTGTCATACTGCATTCCTAGCCAATAAATAATCATCGTAACAGCGATTAAAACAGATAAATCAATTTCTAACCTTAGGATGCTATGAAGTGAAATAAAGTTGTATATACAATAGGGTATGCCGACTAACAAACTGATAAACGTTGTTATTATTCTTCCTTTATAGCCCATCATTCCACCGCCGAATTATCAATTTTTACGATGAAGATCCACTTTCGTGAAATATTTTGATAATCATTATTTTAACATAGATTATTTAGACATAGCGAAATTTCATGAAGCTTGTCCTAATCATTTATAATGTTTATTTTTTTATCATAGTTTATATATAATCGCTATGCTTTTTTCGTTTATCCACCCTTCATAAAGCATAAAAAACCCTGCTCCGTTTAATTGTAAACGTGCAGGGTTTTATGGTTTGAGTTCGACATGGGATTCCGTCTTAATCACTTCCTAATCAATAATTTGATTGCTTACTATATTCATGAATTTGTTCATTTGTTAAATTCTTAATGAAATAAGTAAATGAAATATACTCCATCCCATAGTTTTCACAAGCACTTTTGTAATTTTCATAAGCTTCGCGATATATTTCCATCCGTTTATCCTCCTTTTAACTGTTATATAACAACTTATTTAAGTTAATACTAATATATGACAGATTGAATGATTCGTCAATGAATTTTTCAAAAAAAGTTCAAAATTTAGCCACAAAAAAAGACAGACCTGTTAAATTGAATTAAAGGTCTATCTTTGTATGTATTATTCGCCTAAATCAACATTGTGGTACACACGTTGAACATCATCTAAATCTTCAAGCGCATCAATCATTTTTTCAAACTTTGCTAGTCCATCTTCCGGTAACGTTACGTCATTTTGCGCTAGCATTGTCAGCTCAGCAACCGTGAATTCTGAAACTCCAGCGCTCTTCAATGCTTCCTGTACGGCATGAAACTGTTCTGGCTCTGCATAAACGATAACCGCATCATCCTCTTCAATGATGTCACGAACGTCTACATCTGCTTCCATTAGTATTTCTAGAACATCATCTGCTGTTTTTCCTTCAAGTCCTATAACTGCAGTAGCATCGAACATGTAAGCAACAGAACCACTTACACCCATGTTACCTCCATTTTTCCCGAATGCTGCACGAACATCAGACGCAGTACGATTGACATTATTGGTTAATGCGTCGACAATGACCATCGACCCATTTGGTCCAAAACCTTCATAACGAAGCTCAGAGTAGTTTTCTTCAGAACCGCCTTTTGCCTTATCAATGGCACGATCGATAATGTGCTTTGGTACATTGTACGTTTTTGCACGCTCAAGTACGAATCTTAATGCTTGATTTGACTCAGGATTGGGTTCTCCTTGTTTTGCTGCTACATAAATTTCAACGCCAAACTTGGCATAAATACGACTTGTATTTGCATCCTTTGACGCTTTTTTGTCCTTAATATTGTTCCATTTACGACCCATCATGAACACTCGCTTTCAACTTTTGCTTGTATACCAATAAAACTTGGCTAGATTCAACTATTATATTATACCTTAATTACACCATTTGTTAAGTGCTTGGAACATAAAAGGAATCGAGAACATTCATTGCGTTTAATTTTTATTCCGTATTATGTTGGATGAATTGTAGATAATGGAATGAATTAAATTCAGAGCCAATATGATTAATAATAACGATTTACTTTGCGGAGGTGTAAATGATGAGCTTTTATCTCCCATTTATTATCGGTATTCTTTTGTTAATCGGCATCTCCATTTATTCTCTGTTCTGGTTTACGAAGAAAAAAACAAATTCAGTTAGAAAAAAAATCTTAAGTGGTGATAGGACATATTTATCCCATTGGACCTATGATGATTCTATTAATTTCGCCTCCTTCCAAGGAAGGGCTAGTGCTTTATCGTGGTATAAAAAGAAACTTGAACACGTAAAAGAAGTCTATATTTGCCCGGATGGAGTGCTAATCGGAGATGTTATATTTTACAGTTGGAATCGTTTTGCTTATTTTAAGGATTTAAAGATTACAAACGGGAATCCAGCATGCATTTTTATCAAAATAGAATTTTCAGCTGGAGAGACAGAAACGGTTGCTGAATTTCAAATTCCTATACCTCCTGGAAAAGAACAAGAGGCAGAAGAAGTTCTAGACACATTGTATGGAATTGTTCGGTTTTGTTATTAAGGGTCGTTTTTCATCACAAAAGAAAACAGAGTCTCCATTACTTGGGACTCTGCTTCTCACTTTTTGTATTCAAATTACTAATCGTGATAAGAACAACAATAATCAACCACACTTGTAACCTTCAATAAGAATGACTCATTTGCAGGGACAAAGAACACGCCCGTACCATTGATCTCCTGCCATTCCTCACCCATTAATTTAAATTCCAATTGACCAGAAAGGATTTCCATTTCCTCTTTCTGTGAGGTTGAAAACTCATATTCTCCAGGAAGCATAATTCCCAATGTCTTTTTTGTACCATCTGAGAAAAATACTGTTCTGCTCGTTACTTTTCCATCAAAATAAATATTGGCCTTTTTTGCTAAACTAACATTTGTAAAATCCATCAATATCACCCTTTCAAATCCCAATTTATCATAAAATAATAAAAATTTAAACAAGTCCTTTAGTGAGAAAATTGAATGAGCGAGCATGGCCATTCCAAAATTATGATAAATATGATAAATTTAGATATTATTGATTTGATTGTTAGGATGTGATGGCTATTAAAAATAAAAATGCTTTAATGATCCTCTTCTTTATTATGTTTCTCGTTTATGTCGGATTTGGAATCATGATTCCAGTCCTTCCGTTCTACGCTGAGGAGATTGGAGCTTCTCCGACCGAACTCGGATTGCTCATGGCAATCTATTCGTTAATGCAACTTATCTTTGCACCAATGTGGGGTAAAGTGTCTGACCGAATTGGTCGGAAGCCGGTTCTGTTAATCGGGATAGCCGGACTTGCCCTTTCATTCTTTATGATGGCGGTCTCAACCAACCTATGGATGCTTTTTCTAGCCAGAACGATCGGAGGTGTTCTTTCTGCGGCGAACATGCCAACGACGATGGCGTATGCCGCTGACATTACAACACCAGAGGATCGTGGTAAAGGGATGGGAATGATTGGGGCTGGAATTGGATTAGGATTTGTATTCGGACCAGCAATCGGAGGTATCTTTTCTAAGTATAGTCTCACCCTACCATTTTATCTGTCTGGGATTTCTGCACTGTTAACACTTGTGATGGTCGTTCTATTTTTAAAAGAGTCATCAACAATTGAAAGCCGAATCCATAATAGCACAAACAAAGGATCGATCTGGGATGCTTTTAACGGCAACCTTTCGATTTTGTTCATTTTACAATTATTCATTTCTCTCTCTTTCAGGTCTGGAAGCAACATTTGCTTATTTTGCGGCTGAAAAAGCTGGAATGGATTCGACCGAAATGGGATATGTGTTTATGATTATGGGGCTAGCTGGTGCATTTGTACAAGGCGGCTTAATGGGGAAATTAACAAAGAAATTTGGAGATGGACCAGTTATCCAAGGCGGAATTATTATTTCTATCATTGGATTTGCGTTAATTCTGCTTACCAATAATTTTGTAACGGCAGCTGTTTATTTAACCATTTTTGGAATAGGAAATGGCGTGATTCGCCCAAGTATTTCTTCTGTTTTAACAAAAAGCTCTTCAATCGGATATGGAAGCACAACTGGACTCCTTTCTTCCTTTGATTCAATCGGCCGAATTGTTGGTCCCGTACTTGGTGGATGGTTATATTCTCTATCAATCGGACTTCCTTACATTTCCAGGAGTGGTTCTATCCGTTATTGCGCTAGTCCTTTATCAAGTATACAAAGTAAAAGAAAAGGCATTACGTACAAATCCTTCTTTATAAATTGGCTCTATTTAAGAACGATGTAAAGTTTTGAGCGCTCTGTTGATTGGAGTGGAAGGTGCGAGACTCCTGCGGGAGAAGGTGTCACGGGAGACCCCTCAGGCGTAAAACGCCGAGGAGAAAGAAAAGCGGAAGCGGCTTGCCCAGGGGCGACAGGCATAAGACGAGCCGGCATGAAGGTCGTTCTTTGACCTTCTTGACGGATTGGCTGTAGACCTGCGAGCCCCTAGCCGCTGCAGTTAGACAGGCTCCCGGACTCCCCGCGGAAAGGGAGCACCTGGAACGGAAATCAACAGACAATTTTAACACAAAAAAATTAAAAAAGTCGACTCAAATGGCAGTCGACTTATTTAATTTATGTACATTTTACTCATCGATTGGATCGGTGCGAAATGTGTGAAATTTATTTGAACTGCCAAATGCTTTGTCTAGAAAGTGTACAGAAATATACAACCAAAAAATGGCTACAGTAGAAACAACTAAGAACCAACCGTCCCTAATAACAAACCAACCTAAACGATAACAAGTAAAGTATATTAAATAGAGAAAAAAGATCACGATTGCCTGTATAACCCAGTGTAATTTTTTTAAAATGATGATAATCATTATAATTGAAAAAACAGTATAGTTCATTATAACAATGCTTGAACGACTCCAAATTGGGTTAGATAACCATTCTGTATTAAAGCTTTGTATTCTAAATAAAATAAAAATCCCCCATAGCAGTAACACAGTATACAAGGGAAATAATGCAAGCAATATATATAAATAATAGGCAATCGACTTCATCCCCTGTTTCAATTTAGCATACATCATATTTGCAATCCAAAAGAAAATTGAAATTAATACGAGGGTCATCCACGTACGATACCAGTGATGCTGATAAATATTTAATGCCAAAAATAATTCTTCAACTAATCCATAAATCCCGGCAAAAATAAAAACCCAATAATACCTTAGATTAAAGATGACATATAACAGAGCAGATGCGGAGACAGATACTTGAGAAAAGACATTCCCTGCAAGGTTATCATCAAATGCAAGAGGAGGATTCTTGGTAATCTTCGGAAAATACTCATACGAATCTAAATAGATAAGTACGACTGTTTCAAAGATAAAAGTTAACCCTAAAATCGACAAGAAATAGGCAAATGTAAACAGTTTCCTATCAGCATGATAAATCACGACAAATATTTCAACGATCGATACTAGTCCTAAAAGTAGGTACCAAATGGTATTTGTCCAAAAAGTGGCTTCCATAATTACCCCGTGTACTGAAAATTTATGATAAGTATGCAGATATAGTTATCGTTTACAAATTGAAACCACAATATTCGACTAAAAAACCACCTTATCGAATAACAGACAAGGTGGTAATGATTTTTATAAATTTAACTATCTTAATAAACGTCTTTTCTCATAAACATGAAAAAGGATACAAATGCCCCAAGTGCTCCCCAGACGAGGAGTACCAATAAAGTAAATCCAAGATTCATGCCTTCAATTGGAGGAGTTCCCCCTGTTAGATAAATGGTAGGAGTCAAATTCACCATAAACAAATATTTGGCTGATTCCCAAGAGGAAACCATATTCGTTAAAATCATTCCTGCGATTAAACAAGCAAGCATGACACCCATTCCAGCTGCTGTACTTTTAATCAGGGTTGAAAGCATAAAGGATAATGTACCGACTACTAGTGAGACAAACCATGCTAAGCCAAATACCATTAACAAAAACTTCCACTGTGGAACAAGATGTACTGCCTCTGTGCTCAGTTCACCATTTTTTACAGAAAAACCAGTTAAGAGCGGCGCCGACCATCCGCTATAACCAAACACAATTCCTGAAATGACATAGGACAAAACAGCAAAGGACATTATCAAAAATGATACAGAAAGAATAAGCGTAATGTATTTACTTAATAGGATGCGCCACCTCTTCACCGGCCTTGTTAGCAAAAGCTTAATTGTTCCTCCACTATGCTCGGAGGATACGATGTCTGATGCTATAATCATCACGAGCAATGGAAGCAACAGCTGAATTGCATGCTGGAGAAATTCGCGAACAAACGTTGGGGCTCCAGGTTCTGTTGGATTGACATCATGATCTAAATAATATTGCTGTTGCTTAACAGAAATTTGTAGCTGTTGCTTCCACTCTTCGGAGATTCCCGTACTGGTTAGACGATTTTGCTTATTAATAATATCCTGCTGCAAAGTTGTCCGCCAATCTCTTGTCCCAAGCGTTTCTTGAATGCGCTCCTGCTCACGAAATTGTGCGTAAGTAAACATAGAAATCAGAACAACCATAATCAGGATCACGACAACCAATTTCTTTTTTCGTACAATTTTCAATAATTCATTTTGGATGAGATTAATCAATCGAATCTCCTCCTGTCATTTCTAAAAATAAGTCTTCAAGTGAAGGAAGCTTCCGATTCATTTCTAACACCGCTACGTTTGCATTCACCAATGTCCGGTTCCACTCACCAACTTCACCCTCGACGTATGGTGTGAAGATTAATTCCCCTTCCACTTTCAAAATCTCTGTCATCTCTTTTAATAACTTTATTCCTTTATCACTCGGTTTCAATCTCCAAATTAGTCTTTCCTGCTGGTTAAGCAAATGTTCAACCGTGTCTGTTTTGATGACACGACCCTTGGAGATAATCGCTACCCGATCACACATAAGCTGAATCTCGCTTAACAAATGACTTGAAACTAAAACACTTAGACCTTCTTCTTCTGCTAAATA
The DNA window shown above is from Bacillus sp. T3 and carries:
- the helD gene encoding RNA polymerase recycling motor HelD; translated protein: MSHDKHPEWGLEQERVNSIVTEIDQKMMLLQEKGGNVRKDVKELRETFWSDVTVNMDEPDDVIETHTSLRQQAELLGERERNHTHIHRQMQTLTRLKYSPYFGRIDFFEDGERAAETIYIGIASFMDQDDQEFLIYDWRAPISSLYYDFPPGPAHYKTPIGTISGEMNLKRQFIIKDSQITGMFDSGVTIRDEMLQAVLGNNADTQMKSIVATIQKEQNEIIRNERSQIVVVQGVAGSGKTSAALQRVAYLLYRYRNTLSPENIILFSPNPLFNSYISTVLPELGEENMQQSTFQEYLDQRLSKAFMLEDPFNQIEYLLTEKEAPEYQTRLVSIRYKSSMAFKQLIEAHVEELAEKGLFFKPIVFRKKMIVSKEQIYDYFYSLDRGFSIPNRIQLVKEWLFKELKKYAKLEKKKKWVEEAVQFLDKDDFIDAYQKLEEKGFYSANSFDDFEREQELLAEMLVKQKMKPLFNRVKAFHFVDMVAIYQQLFQEENPQPIENWVKICKMTNLNLENKSILYEDATPFVYLQDLILGKRTNSSIRHIFIDEAQDYSPFQLAFIKEMFPYSKMTLLGDINQAIYTESSGTAKSLTERVEQTDSVATYVLNQTYRSTKPIVEFTSYIVEDGEKIVPFNREGTIPVVAILPSKQELHLNLLDQIQQYKKEGHNTIAVICRTALESKNAYAALKDQIPIRLVEKGTIAFEAGVVVIPSYLAKGIEFDAVIIYDSSQYIEESERKLFYTACTRAMHELYIASIVHVSPFMTNIPPDKFVIKDSTDNKVKGLSD
- a CDS encoding GGDEF domain-containing protein, whose protein sequence is MMGYKGRIITTFISLLVGIPYCIYNFISLHSILRLEIDLSVLIAVTMIIYWLGMQYDKADFYHKELMKKQKQLTQMAYYDELTLLPNRSLLYKFLKKSIQQIKLDNKSFVVLFIDLDGFKVVNDEFGHYIGDLLLVEVGSTLKSCISEKDMVARLGGDEFIIVLTDCNKSSAIEIVACVKNKFSKPFILNGRSVQITASIGASISPDDGLDEELLIQRADKAMYEAKNKGKNTVAYYQPSIK
- a CDS encoding YebC/PmpR family DNA-binding transcriptional regulator; translated protein: MGRKWNNIKDKKASKDANTSRIYAKFGVEIYVAAKQGEPNPESNQALRFVLERAKTYNVPKHIIDRAIDKAKGGSEENYSELRYEGFGPNGSMVIVDALTNNVNRTASDVRAAFGKNGGNMGVSGSVAYMFDATAVIGLEGKTADDVLEILMEADVDVRDIIEEDDAVIVYAEPEQFHAVQEALKSAGVSEFTVAELTMLAQNDVTLPEDGLAKFEKMIDALEDLDDVQRVYHNVDLGE
- a CDS encoding pyrimidine/purine nucleoside phosphorylase, with protein sequence MMDFTNVSLAKKANIYFDGKVTSRTVFFSDGTKKTLGIMLPGEYEFSTSQKEEMEILSGQLEFKLMGEEWQEINGTGVFFVPANESFLLKVTSVVDYCCSYHD
- a CDS encoding ABC transporter permease, with protein sequence MINLIQNELLKIVRKKKLVVVILIMVVLISMFTYAQFREQERIQETLGTRDWRTTLQQDIINKQNRLTSTGISEEWKQQLQISVKQQQYYLDHDVNPTEPGAPTFVREFLQHAIQLLLPLLVMIIASDIVSSEHSGGTIKLLLTRPVKRWRILLSKYITLILSVSFLIMSFAVLSYVISGIVFGYSGWSAPLLTGFSVKNGELSTEAVHLVPQWKFLLMVFGLAWFVSLVVGTLSFMLSTLIKSTAAGMGVMLACLIAGMILTNMVSSWESAKYLFMVNLTPTIYLTGGTPPIEGMNLGFTLLVLLVWGALGAFVSFFMFMRKDVY